The proteins below are encoded in one region of Kogia breviceps isolate mKogBre1 chromosome 8, mKogBre1 haplotype 1, whole genome shotgun sequence:
- the STMN4 gene encoding stathmin-4 isoform X3, protein MTLAAYKEKMKELPLVSLFCPCFLADPLNKSSYKYEADTVDLNWCVISDMEVIELNKCTSGQSFEVILKPPSFDGVPEFNASLPRRRDPSLEEIQKKLEAAEERRKYQEAELLKHLAEKREHEREVIQKAIEENNNFIKMAKEKLAQKMESNKENREAHLAAMLERLQEKDKHAEEVRKNKELKEEASR, encoded by the exons ATGACCCTCGCGG CCTACaaagagaagatgaaggagcTCCCGCTGGTGTCCCTGTTCTGCCCCTGCTTCCTGGCAGACCCCCTGAATAAGTCATCCTATAAATATGAAG CAGACACGGTGGACCTGAACTGGTGTGTCATTTCCGACATGGAAGTCATCGAGCTGAACAAGTGCACCTCTGGCCAGTCCTTTGAAGTCATCCTGAAGCCACCCTCCTTTGATGGGGTGCCCGAGTTCAACGCCTCCCTCCCCAGGAGGCGAGACCCATCACTGGAAGAAAtccagaagaaactggaagcgGCTGAGGAGCGAAGGAAG TACCAGGAAGCTGAGCTTCTGAAGCACCTGGCAGAGAAGCGAGAACATGAGCGGGAGGTGATCCAAAAAGCCATTGAGGAAAACAACAACTTCATCAAGATGGCAAAGGAAAAACTGGCTCAGAAGATGGAGTCCAATAAGGAGAACCGGGAGGCCCACCTTGCCGCCATGTTGGAACGGCTGCAAGAGAAG gaCAAGCACGCGGAGGAGGTGCGGAAAAACAAGGAGCTGAAGGAGGAGGCCTCCCGGTAA
- the STMN4 gene encoding stathmin-4 isoform X1: MTLAAYKEKMKELPLVSLFCPCFLADPLNKSSYKYEGWCGRECRRKDESQRRDSTDWRERREQADTVDLNWCVISDMEVIELNKCTSGQSFEVILKPPSFDGVPEFNASLPRRRDPSLEEIQKKLEAAEERRKYQEAELLKHLAEKREHEREVIQKAIEENNNFIKMAKEKLAQKMESNKENREAHLAAMLERLQEKDKHAEEVRKNKELKEEASR; this comes from the exons ATGACCCTCGCGG CCTACaaagagaagatgaaggagcTCCCGCTGGTGTCCCTGTTCTGCCCCTGCTTCCTGGCAGACCCCCTGAATAAGTCATCCTATAAATATGAAG GCTGGTGTGGGAGAGAGTGTAGGAGAAAAGATGAAAGCCAGCGGAGAGACAGTACTgactggagagaaagaagagagcagg CAGACACGGTGGACCTGAACTGGTGTGTCATTTCCGACATGGAAGTCATCGAGCTGAACAAGTGCACCTCTGGCCAGTCCTTTGAAGTCATCCTGAAGCCACCCTCCTTTGATGGGGTGCCCGAGTTCAACGCCTCCCTCCCCAGGAGGCGAGACCCATCACTGGAAGAAAtccagaagaaactggaagcgGCTGAGGAGCGAAGGAAG TACCAGGAAGCTGAGCTTCTGAAGCACCTGGCAGAGAAGCGAGAACATGAGCGGGAGGTGATCCAAAAAGCCATTGAGGAAAACAACAACTTCATCAAGATGGCAAAGGAAAAACTGGCTCAGAAGATGGAGTCCAATAAGGAGAACCGGGAGGCCCACCTTGCCGCCATGTTGGAACGGCTGCAAGAGAAG gaCAAGCACGCGGAGGAGGTGCGGAAAAACAAGGAGCTGAAGGAGGAGGCCTCCCGGTAA
- the STMN4 gene encoding stathmin-4 isoform X4 produces the protein MTLAAYKEKMKELPLVSLFCPCFLADPLNKSSYKYEADTVDLNWCVISDMEVIELNKCTSGQSFEVILKPPSFDGVPEFNASLPRRRDPSLEEIQKKLEAAEERRKYQEAELLKHLAEKREHEREVIQKAIEENNNFIKMAKEKLAQKMESNKENREAHLAAMLERLQEKAPPAAR, from the exons ATGACCCTCGCGG CCTACaaagagaagatgaaggagcTCCCGCTGGTGTCCCTGTTCTGCCCCTGCTTCCTGGCAGACCCCCTGAATAAGTCATCCTATAAATATGAAG CAGACACGGTGGACCTGAACTGGTGTGTCATTTCCGACATGGAAGTCATCGAGCTGAACAAGTGCACCTCTGGCCAGTCCTTTGAAGTCATCCTGAAGCCACCCTCCTTTGATGGGGTGCCCGAGTTCAACGCCTCCCTCCCCAGGAGGCGAGACCCATCACTGGAAGAAAtccagaagaaactggaagcgGCTGAGGAGCGAAGGAAG TACCAGGAAGCTGAGCTTCTGAAGCACCTGGCAGAGAAGCGAGAACATGAGCGGGAGGTGATCCAAAAAGCCATTGAGGAAAACAACAACTTCATCAAGATGGCAAAGGAAAAACTGGCTCAGAAGATGGAGTCCAATAAGGAGAACCGGGAGGCCCACCTTGCCGCCATGTTGGAACGGCTGCAAGAGAAG gCGCCGCCTGCTGCGCGGTGA
- the STMN4 gene encoding stathmin-4 isoform X2 yields MTLAAYKEKMKELPLVSLFCPCFLADPLNKSSYKYEGWCGRECRRKDESQRRDSTDWRERREQADTVDLNWCVISDMEVIELNKCTSGQSFEVILKPPSFDGVPEFNASLPRRRDPSLEEIQKKLEAAEERRKYQEAELLKHLAEKREHEREVIQKAIEENNNFIKMAKEKLAQKMESNKENREAHLAAMLERLQEKAPPAAR; encoded by the exons ATGACCCTCGCGG CCTACaaagagaagatgaaggagcTCCCGCTGGTGTCCCTGTTCTGCCCCTGCTTCCTGGCAGACCCCCTGAATAAGTCATCCTATAAATATGAAG GCTGGTGTGGGAGAGAGTGTAGGAGAAAAGATGAAAGCCAGCGGAGAGACAGTACTgactggagagaaagaagagagcagg CAGACACGGTGGACCTGAACTGGTGTGTCATTTCCGACATGGAAGTCATCGAGCTGAACAAGTGCACCTCTGGCCAGTCCTTTGAAGTCATCCTGAAGCCACCCTCCTTTGATGGGGTGCCCGAGTTCAACGCCTCCCTCCCCAGGAGGCGAGACCCATCACTGGAAGAAAtccagaagaaactggaagcgGCTGAGGAGCGAAGGAAG TACCAGGAAGCTGAGCTTCTGAAGCACCTGGCAGAGAAGCGAGAACATGAGCGGGAGGTGATCCAAAAAGCCATTGAGGAAAACAACAACTTCATCAAGATGGCAAAGGAAAAACTGGCTCAGAAGATGGAGTCCAATAAGGAGAACCGGGAGGCCCACCTTGCCGCCATGTTGGAACGGCTGCAAGAGAAG gCGCCGCCTGCTGCGCGGTGA